The Cytobacillus oceanisediminis genomic interval CCGCCATCAGTTTGCGGCTTATAAGGGAGCTTTTTTAGAAGAAAGCTTCTCCTCCTTAATACGCAATGCGAAAAAGAGCATTACCATTGGGACTCCCTATTTTATTCCTGGCAAAAGGCTTTTTCAGGACTTAATTCATGCCCTGGAACGCGGCGTTACAGTAAAAATACTCGTCCCATGCATCACGGACCATATTCTTGTAAAAGAGGCCTCTTATCTTTATTTAAGGACCTTGATTAAACAAGGTGCTTATGTGTATGAGTACAAAAAGGGCTTTTACCATGCAAAGGCGATTGTTATCGATAATGAAATCAGTGATGTCGGAACAGCCAATTTTGATAAGCGGAGCCTGTTCTTAAATTATGAAATCAATTGCTTTATTTATGACAAAGAGTTCATTAAGCAGGTCCAAGCTGTTGTAGACAAAGACATACTAAATGCAAAGAGATTGACGCTAAAAGAATTAAACCGGCTGGATCCTTTACGGACATTCAAAGAGATGCTTGCCCGGTCTGTGGCAAGCTTCCTCTAAAGGAGGCCAGTAAAAAGAAGGTGCTGCAAATTGAAAATCAGACTGGGATATGTTTCTCATGCCATCAGCTTGTGGGAGGCATCTCCCGCGAGAACGTTAACGTTTACGCGCTTTCAGCAAATGCCTGAGGAAGAAGGGCTGGAAAAACTGAAGGCCGTCACAGCGGTGAATCTGCAAAATACGTTAAGAATGCTTTATTTTAATATCGCCCATGAAATTCAGCTATATCGGCTTTCAAGCTCCATCGTGCCCCTGGCCACACACCCGGAGGTTTTATGGGATTTTGTCACACCCTTTAAGGATAAATGGCTTGAAATCGGTGAATTGATTAAAAAACATGGACTCCGCGTCAGCTTTCATCCCAATCAATTCACCCTGTTCACATCTCCGCGCGAGGATGTGACCCGAAATGCAGTCAAAGATATGGAATACCATTACCGGATGTTCGAGGCCATGGGCGTTGAAAACGAAAGCATCATTAATATCCATATTGGCGGGGCTTACGGGGACAAGCTCACGACCATCCGCCGTTTCCATGAAAATCTCCAAATGCTGCCTTCTCATATTAAAGAGCAAATGACACTCGAGAATGATGACAAAACCTATAACGCGGATGAAACTCTCCTGGCCTGCCAGAAAGAAAACATCCCCCTTGTGTTCGATTATCACCACCATATGGCGAACCTCGGCACCCGCCCGCTGGATGAGCTTCTCCCGGAGATTTTTCAGACGTGGGAAAAAACAGGACTCAAGCCGAAAATCCACATCTCCTCGCCCAAATCGGAAAAAGCCTTCCGGTCCCATGCCGACTATGTTGACATTGATTTCATCAGGCCACTTCTCGATCTGCTGAAAACCTTTAATCGGGATATCGATTTCATGATTGAAGCTAAAGCAAAAGATAAGGCTGCGCTTAAGCTGACAGAGGATATCAGCAGCATCCGCGGGGTGAAAAGGATTGGCGGGGCGGAGATTGAGTGGAAATGAGGAAGGCGTTCCATGTGCGGAACGCCCTTTTATCTTAACTGAATCTCCTTCACCTTCTGTCTCACCTCCTCAGGCCACCATGCCCCACAGTCTTCAGAGACTACACAGGCAGCGCACTTATGCAGGTCGTAAACCTTCATACCAGTAATCGGAGGTGAATAAAGATGCAGTGTGACAAGGTTCTCCCTGCCTGCACTCTTCATTTTGTGCACACCTTTTTTGGGAGCAAAAAAGAAGGAGTCTTTGGACTTTATCTCTGCAAAAAGCTCAACTGGGACGTCTTCCTTCACTTCAAAAACGGTGTTTTCCGAATCTCCATTTAACACTTGAATCCATCCCTTTGAATTTCCATGATCATGCGGGGCGCATTCGATATCAGACCAGTTCATGACGAGCAGCTCCACTTCATCATTCTGGTAGAGCAGCTTGCGGTAATAGGGTTTTCCATCTGCCGGCAGCAAGTGCGGAAGCAGTTCCTCAAGCTTGATATCAAGTGATGCCAAAGCCTTTCTAAGTTCTTCTGCAGAAGGTGATTTCAATGAATCCAAAATGTTTTTAAACCGTCCCTTCAAGACCATTAAACGACTCCCCCTTTAATGTGGATTATCGTTTCCTCCATGAAAAATATTGCATCTGACCATTCACCATGATCACTCCTATAATAATTATGATCCCGCCCATGATGCTTATGAAGAAAATTTTTTCACGAAGCAATAGAATGGCCGCTATAAAGGTAAACAGCGGTTCCATATAGATAAACATCGATACTTTGGAAGCTTCCAAAACCTCGAGTGCCTTGGACCAGTACCAGTAGCCAATCCCCGATACAAATATGCCCAGAAACAATATATGAGCCCATTCAGCATCTGATAAAAGATGGAACTTCTCCCACCCTCTATCTCTCATTAAAAAGGGAATGGTCAACAAGCATCCAAGCAAACTCATATAAAAAGTGACCGCAAGGGACGGCAGCTTAATTTGCAGTTTCCTCACCAAAATCGAATATACCGCCCAATTCAGTGTACTTAGGATCATCAGAAAATAGCCTATATTTAAAGCAAATCCCAGCGTCTGGCCGCTTCTCGCTCCCGTTACCATGAGCACGCCGGAAATGGCTGTTATAATGCCTAGTGTCTTAAGTAATGTCAATTTTTCATGAAGAAAGATCATGGAGAGCAGCACAGTGAATACAGGTGAAAAAGAAATAATCCATCCTGCAGATGAGGCGTCTATCGTCTTTAGAGCTGTTACCTGGATGACCTGGTGAATGAAAACGCCGAGAACACCGAGAACAACTAAATGAGGAATATATTTGAGCGGAATCTGGAGAGGATATCTTTTCAGCAAGAGCAAAAGAAGCAGAAAAGCCGCCCCGATGGCAAACCGGAGCATGATTAATGTATAAGGATCCAGCTTATCCAAAACTGCTTTGGTGGAGACAAAAGAGACTCCCCAAAAACAGATTGAAATGGTTGCGTAAAGTGAGGCTGCAAACTGTGGTTTCATGGGCGGGCATGTCCTTTCCGGAAGGGTTTCTATCATGATATGCTCGTCCCGATGTAACATGCGGAGTTTAGTTTGATTTACTTGCGGGTTCGGACAGGTTATTTGCTAAATTTATCATTTGTTTGCTGATTTGCCGGGTTTGTTGACTAATTTTTTGGGGTTTGCTCTTTAGTTTTCCTGGATTGCTGCCTGGTTTTCGGTTTGTTTGCTGATTTACCAGGTTTGTTTGCTGGTTTCCTGATTTGTTTGCTAGTTTCAACTATTGTTTGCTGGTTTCCAAGGTTTATTTGCTAAATTCAGGATTTATTTGCAAAGTTCACATTTAGACAAAAAGGATGTCCCCAAATAACATGGACACCCTTTCCCAATCTATCTCAATATCCCCTGCAGCCAGGGCAGAATCACTTCATATGCTTTAAACCCGAGGTAAATGCCGACAATCCCCATAATGCCAGGCAGAGCTGGCGGTGCGGGAATCGGCAGCTTCATGAAAGCAAAGACAAATCCGACAAGAAATCCTGTAAGTATGGATAAAAGAACGATTTTCATGAGATCCTCCTATAATGGATTACTATGTTTTACCAGTTTAACTATAACCTTAAACATATGCCTTTAGCTTCCCCTTTTCCGTCAAAAACATGAAAAAAGCCGGCATCTATAAGTGCCAGCTTTGAGGTTTACATTTTTTCAGGTGCAGATACCCCGATTAACTTCAGAGCATTCTTCAAGGTAGTCTGAACTGCTTTGATCAGTGCCAGACGGGCTTTAGTTCTTTCCGGATTTTCCGCATCCAATACTTTTTCAGCATTATAGAAGCTGTGGAAAGAAGAAGCCAGTTCATAAATATAGTTCGTGATTCTGTGCGGCATGCGCTTTTGCGCCGCTTCGCCGACAGCCTGCGGGAATTCGCCGATTTTCTTCAGAACGTCGATTTCCTTTTCCGCCTGAATCAGGGAGTAGTCTGCAGCTCCGGCAGCCATGCCCTGCTCTTCACCCTGGCGCAGGATGCTGGAGATACGCGCGTGTGCATACTGGGCATAGTAAACAGGGTTTTCATTGGATTGCGATACAGCCAGATCAAGGTCAAAATCAAGATGCGTATCAGCGCTTCTCATCGCGAAGAAATAGCGTGTTGCGTCCAGTCCTACTTCTTCCACAAGGTCACGCATTGTTACCGCTTTGCCGGTGCGTTTGCTCATCTTCATTTTTTCG includes:
- the uvsE gene encoding UV DNA damage repair endonuclease UvsE, whose amino-acid sequence is MKIRLGYVSHAISLWEASPARTLTFTRFQQMPEEEGLEKLKAVTAVNLQNTLRMLYFNIAHEIQLYRLSSSIVPLATHPEVLWDFVTPFKDKWLEIGELIKKHGLRVSFHPNQFTLFTSPREDVTRNAVKDMEYHYRMFEAMGVENESIINIHIGGAYGDKLTTIRRFHENLQMLPSHIKEQMTLENDDKTYNADETLLACQKENIPLVFDYHHHMANLGTRPLDELLPEIFQTWEKTGLKPKIHISSPKSEKAFRSHADYVDIDFIRPLLDLLKTFNRDIDFMIEAKAKDKAALKLTEDISSIRGVKRIGGAEIEWK
- a CDS encoding cysteine dioxygenase, which gives rise to MVLKGRFKNILDSLKSPSAEELRKALASLDIKLEELLPHLLPADGKPYYRKLLYQNDEVELLVMNWSDIECAPHDHGNSKGWIQVLNGDSENTVFEVKEDVPVELFAEIKSKDSFFFAPKKGVHKMKSAGRENLVTLHLYSPPITGMKVYDLHKCAACVVSEDCGAWWPEEVRQKVKEIQLR
- a CDS encoding DMT family transporter yields the protein MKPQFAASLYATISICFWGVSFVSTKAVLDKLDPYTLIMLRFAIGAAFLLLLLLLKRYPLQIPLKYIPHLVVLGVLGVFIHQVIQVTALKTIDASSAGWIISFSPVFTVLLSMIFLHEKLTLLKTLGIITAISGVLMVTGARSGQTLGFALNIGYFLMILSTLNWAVYSILVRKLQIKLPSLAVTFYMSLLGCLLTIPFLMRDRGWEKFHLLSDAEWAHILFLGIFVSGIGYWYWSKALEVLEASKVSMFIYMEPLFTFIAAILLLREKIFFISIMGGIIIIIGVIMVNGQMQYFSWRKR
- a CDS encoding XapX domain-containing protein, which encodes MKIVLLSILTGFLVGFVFAFMKLPIPAPPALPGIMGIVGIYLGFKAYEVILPWLQGILR